A section of the Phormidium ambiguum IAM M-71 genome encodes:
- the murJ gene encoding murein biosynthesis integral membrane protein MurJ encodes MSGIKKPSRTLINIAGIVAVATLISKIFGLVRQQAIAAAFGVGAAANAYSYAYILPGFLLVLLGGINGPFHSALVSVLAKRQKEEAAPIVETITTFVSGLLLLVTIALIIFAEPLMDLVAPGLNQTQGVTAAQAETFALTKAIAIQQLQIMAPMALFAGLIGIGFATLNSADQYWLPSISPLFSSITVIGGLAGLAITLGSKITSPEYAMLGGKVLAIGTLAGAILQWLVQVIAQWRSGLGTLRLRFDFQNSGVKEVLRIMAPATFSSGMLHINVYTDLFFASFIPQAAASLSYAGLLVQTPLGIISNVLLVPFLPIFSRLTDPKDWPELKNRIRQSLILTALTMLPLGAIMVSLAMPIVQVVYQRGAFDKQASQLVASLLVVYGVGMFFYLGRDVLVRVFYALEDADTPFRISIFNIFLNALLDFIFIKPFGAPGLVLATMGVNITSMIFLTWRLHQKLNGLPLKKWSLKIGALAGASVFTGLISYGTSWSFQRIISNQNLLIQILELIVASLVGLAFFAFFAIQLKLPEVELLVSRIKQKFGR; translated from the coding sequence GTGTCTGGAATCAAGAAACCCTCTCGAACGTTAATTAACATCGCCGGAATCGTAGCTGTAGCCACCCTGATCAGTAAGATTTTTGGATTAGTACGTCAGCAAGCGATCGCCGCTGCTTTTGGTGTGGGCGCAGCTGCCAATGCCTACAGCTATGCCTACATTCTCCCTGGTTTTTTATTAGTATTGTTAGGTGGCATCAACGGCCCTTTTCACAGTGCTTTGGTTAGCGTACTAGCGAAACGGCAAAAAGAAGAGGCTGCTCCTATTGTAGAAACAATTACAACTTTTGTCAGTGGGCTTTTATTACTAGTTACCATCGCTTTAATTATTTTTGCTGAACCATTGATGGATTTAGTCGCGCCGGGATTAAATCAAACTCAAGGAGTTACCGCCGCACAAGCAGAGACATTCGCATTAACGAAAGCGATCGCCATTCAACAACTACAAATTATGGCACCAATGGCTTTATTTGCGGGCTTAATTGGCATCGGATTTGCCACATTAAATTCCGCCGATCAGTATTGGTTGCCTTCAATTAGTCCTTTATTTTCTAGCATTACAGTCATCGGCGGATTAGCAGGTTTAGCGATTACTTTAGGTAGTAAAATAACCTCTCCTGAATACGCAATGTTAGGGGGAAAAGTATTAGCGATCGGCACTTTAGCTGGAGCAATTTTACAATGGTTAGTGCAGGTAATCGCTCAATGGCGATCGGGTTTAGGAACCTTACGTTTGCGCTTTGACTTTCAAAATTCTGGAGTCAAAGAAGTACTGAGAATTATGGCACCCGCCACCTTCTCTTCTGGGATGTTACATATTAACGTCTACACCGATTTATTCTTCGCTTCTTTCATCCCCCAAGCTGCTGCTAGCTTAAGCTATGCCGGACTATTAGTGCAAACTCCATTAGGCATTATTTCCAATGTTTTATTAGTACCTTTCCTCCCCATCTTTTCCCGACTTACAGACCCTAAAGATTGGCCAGAATTAAAAAATAGAATTCGCCAATCTTTAATTCTGACTGCTCTCACAATGCTACCATTAGGAGCAATCATGGTATCTTTAGCCATGCCAATAGTTCAGGTAGTTTATCAAAGAGGCGCATTCGATAAACAAGCATCTCAACTAGTAGCATCCCTCTTAGTTGTTTATGGTGTAGGAATGTTTTTCTACTTAGGTCGAGATGTCTTAGTTCGAGTATTTTACGCCTTGGAAGATGCAGATACACCCTTTAGAATTAGCATTTTTAATATCTTTCTCAACGCCCTCTTAGACTTCATTTTCATCAAACCTTTCGGCGCACCAGGATTAGTCTTAGCCACAATGGGAGTTAATATCACTTCTATGATATTTCTCACTTGGAGGCTGCATCAAAAACTCAATGGGTTGCCCCTGAAAAAATGGTCATTAAAAATTGGGGCTTTAGCGGGTGCTAGCGTTTTTACTGGCTTAATTTCTTACGGGACTAGTTGGAGTTTCCAACGGATTATCAGCAACCAAAACTTGTTAATTCAAATCTTAGAATTGATTGTCGCTTCCTTAGTCGGATTAGCCTTTTTTGCTTTCTTTGCTATCCAATTAAAACTACCAGAAGTAGAACTTTTAGTTTCTCGAATCAAACAAAAATTTGGTAGGTAA